taccaatgATGAACGatgaggtgttttgagtttccccattgttccctctggatagcccagcagggggaggttggcctttaggaagaccaGCCGCTCCACCAAGTCAGCCTTCAAGCGTGAGCGAaggggtgtcaccacgtccccagccatggagaacaccctctcgctcTGGACAGTGCTGggcgggcatgagaggaaccgtctggcaactgttgccaagtctggccagacctggcatcgtgttgcccaaaactggatcggCTCCATCTCAAGACCTGctactggctcctgcaggtactgcagaacactctgCTCAGCACTTCTGAAGGGCTCTTCCCGTAACCCTGGCAAGACGCCAAGGGACCTCTGTTTGAACCACCGAGTGGAATGTTGAGGTGGAACTACCGGCTCTGCCgaccctgccagggacaccatgctgctggacccggaggcggtggtggtgctgctgctaggagtggactgtgcactagcagtaggcactccagcaccctcctcctggctgtgccccagcctcctctcctgggcttgcctaacctcttcaaccaggagggccctccacctgggcagctggtcaggggtgacagctttgcccttcatcctggggtcacataggcaggacaaaacatgtgctgcTGATTCACCCAAGGGTGTGCTGAgccgatccaccactccagtcctcagccgacctgccaaggcgattgcttcctcagtgttcagcgtggactggagctcacccattgtcttctcgaggagaagagctgcgggcaaagcctggctcaacGTTGCAGCCTCGGCACACAaactgtttgtggcaacaaagaatggttCGAGAGTCAAGACAACCTCGGAAATGAGCCCCCAGTCCTGGgtggataggtcacacacttccaagccatttCTGCTTGCCAGGCCGtggatggccagctcttgctcctgcaggcgctggagcaagagaaaggtggagttccaccgggtcggaacatcctgagggatcaggtgttcaggtaggcccagctcaacctgcctctccttcagcatctGCCTACCCTTTTCGCTCCGGTGGAAGAAAGCTGCAATCCTGCGGCACCTGTctacaagagcagccatggcggcagcagacTGGCGCTTAGCGCCTTCAGCACGGATGCCTCGCCTGGCCTTAGCCCCAGAAAGGCCAAGTGCATCCcgcacaaccaggttcagagtgtgcgccacacaatggatggacacaaactggaGCTGCTCTCCTGCCTTCACTATATTCAGACCACTGTCAGTCACTATGAACCCTcggtgaaggtttggctgcccggaaagccatccctccacctggcGATTCATGGCCACTGACAGTTCATCTGTCGTGTGGTTAGTGTCCACTACCTTCACATACAACAGAGCCCACCTGTGCTTGGCTCCATGGGAAGGGCTGGCCACACatccagcagcagatgtcccctcgctctcttgcccccaccagtgagctgtgagagacaggaaagtgtgcagcccactgctgctGGTCCACAGGTCAGCAGTGAAGTGCACGCTTGTGTCAggcgctgctgcatgcagcagccctgacacagcctccctgcatgcctggtACAGGGAAGGCACCACCcacctactgaaggtggtgcgaGAGGGGATCTTATAGTAGGGGGCAAGCAGTAGGAGCAGCCGGCGGAAGCCAgcgttctccaccacctggaatggctggtcatctaAAGCAATCATCTCTGCAATGGCCCgagtgatgagatgaggctctgggtgaccagactgcttgcccactgGGTATGCCACTGCTTTGCTGTTGCTAGTCGAGGGCACGCCACATCTAGCGATGTCAGAAGGAGGAAGGATACCCAGATGACGCCGTTGCAGGTGCCTCAGCATCCCCGTCGTCGTCAGACGCTTGGggtccttccccctgctgacctgtgccctgcagtgtgTACAGGTAGCATGTGTAGGGTCAccagggcagagctcaaagtggtcccacacaaCGCTGCCATCAGAGCTAGTCCGGCCCCGTTTAGgaggtggtggtactggggctgctggttccttctgggggccaccaccactaTCCTCGATCCAAGAATGTCcaggaagctgaatgagttcctcccgctcctcctcagtctcagaatGGGGGGCTGCACTGACAAAGGGGATTAGGGAAGATGATGAgactgatctggctgggctagtgTGTGTAGCAGCcaacacaatcacttcctcccctgCTGTCATAGGAAGAGTTTCTTCCCTAAAATTATTTCCACCTGTGAGGCAATGAAACGGTCTCTCCCCCATATGAGTTTTCAGGTGGCTCATCATGCTTGGTTTCCAATGGAAGATTTCCCCACACACAGGACACTTGTTGCTTTCCTTTCCCTTGTCTATTTTTTCTTGGACTGAGAGTTCCTGGAAGTCATCACGCTGGGAAGCAGAAGATTCCTCCACCCATCTCTCTCTTGCTTCAGTTGTCTTGCTCTGCGGGCTCTCTTCCTTATAGTTAGCTCTCTCCAATAATGGTCTGTGTGGTTCTTCCTCAGTCTCACTCTTCCACCCATCACCTGTTGGAATAAAAAAACCCTGATATATGCCTAAGGAAGAAATAGAGCTTCAGATCAGGAAACAATCCcaccaactgagcaaagaggcaccttttaatgtgatgactcttttatatttagtaggggaagagTATCTATCCTTATCCAAAACCCAGCAgtgtttttccagtggctgttgctgaggtgtgtgtgtgtttgcttgcactttagactgcaagccctttagagacagataatcttattcttatttatttttctgtgtaaaatactttgaactttgttgaaaagagatgataatgatgatgataataattccAATTAACTGCTTCTGTAAGTGACACAGTCGTAGAAGAGAAGATCCTGACACATATTGAACCACCTCTAATGTTCTGCATAAACTGAATGCTGGACATGTTCCCAGGTTGGCCAGAAAGCTCACTGGGTTGGCTTGGGATAGTCACTACCTTTCAGCCTTATCTACTCCACAGGCTTGTTGTGCAAATAAATGGAACAATGCCATTCAAGCTGCTCTGACCTCCTTGGAGAGAGGGCAAGATACTAATTTGAGGGGATTTTAATTTTAAGCAGCAGGTCCACAGTTTAGAGGCCGAGCACATGCTTGGgatgcagaacatcccaggttcagtccttagaATTTGGTAGTGGAGCTTGAAAGTCCTGGGCATGAGCCTTGGAGAGATGTTAGCCAGAGGTAGATGGAACAATGGCAGCTTCCAATTATGCTGAATAAGTTCTGGGACTGCATAGACATCTGAATATAAGAAATCTGTCACTTTGTTCCTCtttagtacccagaatgttgggggcaatatgctaaatcattgtaaactgcttagagagctccggctatagagcggtatataaatgtaagcgcTATTTATAATCAGGGAATTAACATCAACCCAAACCAAAAAATCAGTTCAGAGAGGCTTTTTCAGTAAGCAGGAACTGAACCCCAAACCTTGATTGCCTTGAATTTCATTGGAACCAAGCCTCCTTAACACACTTAATAAAAATCggtttttcattgttttaatctaatttttatcttatggattttaaatgtgttgtattttatgttttaattctgtgcaccacctagagatttttatactaggcggtatataaattaattcaataaataaataaatggttcaaTAAACAGATACTCTGTTCTCAATTGATGCTTTATtttggtatataaattaattaaataaataattcaataaaCAGATACTCTTTTCTCAATTGATGCTTTATTTTCTGGGTCTTCTTTTACTGTGCTTTATGTAATTTGCTCATAAAACCCCTTTTGAAATTTCAAAATTAAATGCTATAAACAATTAAGAACAATGGCTGCCATCCGGACTAATGTCACACTGGGAGGGAGAGGCTATTTCCACGGATCAACCCTTCCCCCTGCAGCTTCTTGTGCCTCCCCAAGGGTTGCTTATTTGTCCTTTAAAACAAATACTTGTGTCTTCTGTGAAATTGTGTTGCTCACTAAATGTATGGATTCACTGAACTTCCTATCCCTACGCAAGGCCCAATTATCCCTCGCTCTTCCCCAGTGGCGCTCACACCTACTGCAGTAAATGCAGGTGTGCTGCCCTGTAAATGTGGCAGGCCACTCTTCTGTCCTTGGCCCAGCCATGCCCTTGACAGTTGGAATGGAGCTTCTCCTGCCCTGAAGGTTCCACATAGCTTTGCACACCCCAACTGAAGGCTTCCAGGGTTCCTGAAGTCTTCTATCTGGACCCTCTCCAGGCCTCTGGACTCCAGCCATAACCCCTTTTCCAGGTGAGCCTTCTTAGAAGGTAAGGCTCCTCTCTCCTAGGCGAGTCCCAGCATGGTCCCAATCCTCAGCCGCTCCTACCTCCATAGTGATCagctccctttgcctgccctgcctcctctaaCTCTGGCTTGGTCGTTCTGccttcagccttcttcctcaGGACAGTGTTTCCTCTCGCAGCCCTTTATATAGCCCTCTCCCCAGTGAAACTTCCAAGGCCTCTAAACCAATCCCTGAGAAGATTCTGTCCAGCCACCTTTTGACCAATGGCAGTGTTTGGAATGTTGGGCAACTGCCCCGTCCTCGGAAGGGGGTTTTCAATCCTCTGTCCCCATCTCTTTGAATGCGCTTCTGCTTCAAGCTTTCAGCCTTTCCTCCATTCCTCTAGCAACCAAAATGGCTGCCTAGTAACCCAAGTAAATAATCACTCCTATAGAGAGGACTCCCTCTACACAGTTCCCAGGCCCATACAGAAACATTCTTATACAAGGCCTCCTTAGTCAGGCAGACGTTAACTTCTCTGTTCAGTAAACAACATCACACGTTTAAAAAGACCACACAGAAAGCTTATCCTccatgtgggcagggaggttATGCAGAACTTGGATTAGTTTCTGAAAAGTGTGAGCGTGTTTCACCACACACACTGAACTGCTTGGACAAAGGAAGCAAAAAGTGGCTGTACTCCCaaattctggaaatataaaatcaTCTCCAAAATATGAGGGAACCACCATTTTTTGCTTCCTTTTCCTCCCAAGCAGCCCTTGGCATTACTCTGATCCAGAGGCTCCCAGACTTGGGTTCTGAGTTGTTGTTGGACCACAgttcccatttatttattattattattattactacatttatatcccgctctttctccaaggagctcagagcggtgtactacatacttgagtttctctttcacaacaaccctgtgaagtaggttaggctgagagagaagtgactggcccagagtcagccagctagtttcatggctgaatggggatttgaactcgggtctccccagccctagtccagcactctaaccgctacaccacgctggctctgcctGATGGCCCCTTCCCTAACTGAAAAGGTAGTTAAGGTGAGGTGGGGGGCAATTCTCCTGGGGGATGTAAAACATGAAGTGGCCTTCATAAGCTACCAAGTGGGCAAGAATTTTTTTCAGGCCTAGGGAGAGGGGCACCCAGGATGTCGTCCTGCCCAGTTTCTCAATTATTCCCCCCCCACCTCATCTGTTGCATCTAAGTGGTTTCCACTCCGCCACAAAGAAGAGATGACTTAGTACAGATTTCCAGTGCAATTCAACTCAATGTGACAGGGATAAAAGGATGCAAAGAAAATCCGCAATTGAGCTCgttattggccttcaagagagcccttaaaacctacctgtttggcctggccttccagggtttttaaactgttgtaaatgcttggcctggttctccaggttttttaactgtttaaacgttttaactgttaattggttttatgctgcttttatagttttgattttaactgattttattttgatgtcaaccaccctgaaccatttttgaaagggcagtatatagaatgaatgaaataagagTATATACCCTTTTTATACATACCATGCTTTTATATGCATTTTGACATTCTGTTACTCATGTGAAAGAAATATTCTCCCACACTTTAAGTAACCATCCAAATGGGAAGTTTATAAATATAAAGGCTACTTACAGGTTGCAACTAAACCCATGTTTAACACTTTTTGATATATTTTGGGAGAGGCTGTAGACAAGCAAATAAGGAACATCAACGCTACACAGGTCAAGCTTTTGAACTCCTGGCCCTTATAAGGGCGAGTAGCACTGAGGGGCGGTCCAAATGGTGGCTGAGGACACATTGTGGGGGTAAGCAGTCTGTTTCATCTGgcctcttcccccacctcccctACCCCTTTCTTGGACGGGCAAGATGGATATTTGGCAATAGCTCCTATGTGCTTTTGCAGGCTGCTCTCTTGTGTGTTATGTTAGACCCCAGGAAGGGCATTTTTCAATGGCCAGGTTGACCAGTCTGCTTGACAATGGTTTTAGGAAAAACTAGGCTTTTGGGCCTATGATGGCAGgaacatgccctctctgctgtctCCACTATGATCTgggtcttgtttttatttttagaagtttCAAGCAGTTTCCAAATTTCAAAGGGTGTTCTTTCAGGGCACAACCAAGTGCATCTTGGCAACTTTCCCAGTTTAGCTTGAGTTCTACTTCAAAGGCGATTTTAAGGGATGTGGCATTTTACACAGAAAGTTCTGTATGTTGCAGTTGTGATATAGGTAATTTCATTAAAACCACCTAGATACAGTTTCTGCAGGTATCAATTGCGCAAATTCTACGCACAATATGATTGACCAATTGATTTATAGGCCACAAAGGGGTGAAATTAGGTTATGAGGTATCAGTGGTCCGAATTCTTCTGACCAATCATTATTAAGACAAACACGGGGACAGAATTGGGTGGGTGACTCTAAGACAGGATGTAAGCGAGGAGGATGAGAGAACAGGAACACCTTCAAGGAACCACACACGAGGGTAGCCACAAGAAAGCGGGGAGAAAGTGTGAAGACAAATAGCTTTCGGTTTTCAACAGCCAAATTTTCTGATCGATGCCAAGAACACGGTGCCTAAACTCTGAAATTGTCTCTTACTGCTGTTTGCTGAAGGCTGTCAAGATTTGGGTGAGAATAAACGCTGTTAATTTCTAATCACTTGTCTGTTTTCATGGGTCTTGGAGGAGCAGAACAAGCCAAGCAAAAGGCAAAGTACCTAGATTTCTGAATGCTCTTTTCCCCTTTGGGATGAGGGAATTCTGATGTCCCAATTTCTTACAGTTAACTCACTTTAATTGTGCTGTAATTTCTTGCACCTGGGCAGGCTGTCCTGATTGGTGGTGGGTGAAAGCTACACTGACCAGGCTTTTTAACTGTCAGGGATTTAgcccatattgaatgtgtgtacctaagcctagggaccagggatagattgggacttctgctggtgttcccatcaccccactgcccagtggggTGCTTAATTGAGCTGACaaacctggttgctgagttggcattggcgTGGCCCAGGCTGGtgatggtgggggacttcaatgttcattttgggaccgggttatcgggagcagctcaagagttccTAGTGGCCATGACggctgtgggcctatcccaactggtctctggaacgacacatgatgctggtcacacactcaatttggtcttttgctctgatcagggtggtgttccatgggtcgggactcctgtcatctccccattgtcaaggacggatcaccatctggttaaggtagaacttacagccacaacccacctctgcaaggGTGAAGGATCTATTAGACTGGTccacccaaggaggttattggatccaataggattccaagaagccttggaagggttaaGGGTTGGCTCAGTTACTGATTCTGTTGATActttggtgcaaacatggaataatgaa
Above is a window of Hemicordylus capensis ecotype Gifberg chromosome 2, rHemCap1.1.pri, whole genome shotgun sequence DNA encoding:
- the LOC128347426 gene encoding zinc finger BED domain-containing protein 4-like isoform X2 — its product is MPTQQPGDGWKSETEEEPHRPLLERANYKEESPQSKTTEARERWVEESSASQRDDFQELSVQEKIDKGKESNKCPVCGEIFHWKPSMMSHLKTHMGERPFHCLTGGNNFREETLPMTAGEEVIVLAATHTSPARSVSSSSLIPFVSAAPHSETEEEREELIQLPGHSWIEDSGGGPQKEPAAPVPPPPKRGRTSSDGSVVWDHFELCPGDPTHATCTHCRAQVSRGKDPKRLTTTGMLRHLQRRHLGILPPSDIARCGVPSTSNSKAVAYPVGKQSGHPEPHLITRAIAEMIALDDQPFQVVENAGFRRLLLLLAPYYKIPSRTTFSRWVVPSLYQACREAVSGLLHAAAPDTSVHFTADLWTSSSGLHTFLSLTAHWWGQESEGTSAAGCVASPSHGAKHRWALLYVKVVDTNHTTDELSVAMNRQVEGWLSGQPNLHRGFIVTDSGLNIVKAGEQLQFVSIHCVAHTLNLVVRDALGLSGAKARRGIRAEGAKRQSAAAMAALVDRCRRIAAFFHRSEKGRQMLKERQVELGLPEHLIPQDVPTRWNSTFLLLQRLQEQELAIHGLASRNGLEVCDLSTQDWGLISEVVLTLEPFFVATNSLCAEAATLSQALPAALLLEKTMGELQSTLNTEEAIALAGRLRTGVVDRLSTPLGESAAHVLSCLCDPRMKGKAVTPDQLPRWRALLVEEVRQAQERRLGHSQEEGAGVPTASAQSTPSSSTTTASGSSSMVSLAGSAEPVVPPQHSTRWFKQRSLGVLPGLREEPFRSAEQSVLQYLQEPVAGLEMEPIQFWATRCQVWPDLATVARRFLSCPPSTVQSERVFSMAGDVVTPLRSRLKADLVERLVFLKANLPLLGYPEGTMGKLKTPHRSSLVAPRDTKVSGVVEHDGCNLLPSPQKKWASG
- the LOC128347426 gene encoding zinc finger BED domain-containing protein 4-like isoform X1; amino-acid sequence: MEMEKQDPAGCEARRGLHVIQAGSKGEFWEKAVQMILSEDPISSEAQRRHLWQFCNQEAEGPREVCNRLRDLCHQWLKPERHMKTPIPDMVILEQFLTILPPEIANWLRECGPQTCSQAVALAEVFLLSQAEDKNQEEQQVQVKLEVDTDPTDAEEAPTGTNQRPPFRWIVEEGDGSAIPWGDGWKSETEEEPHRPLLERANYKEESPQSKTTEARERWVEESSASQRDDFQELSVQEKIDKGKESNKCPVCGEIFHWKPSMMSHLKTHMGERPFHCLTGGNNFREETLPMTAGEEVIVLAATHTSPARSVSSSSLIPFVSAAPHSETEEEREELIQLPGHSWIEDSGGGPQKEPAAPVPPPPKRGRTSSDGSVVWDHFELCPGDPTHATCTHCRAQVSRGKDPKRLTTTGMLRHLQRRHLGILPPSDIARCGVPSTSNSKAVAYPVGKQSGHPEPHLITRAIAEMIALDDQPFQVVENAGFRRLLLLLAPYYKIPSRTTFSRWVVPSLYQACREAVSGLLHAAAPDTSVHFTADLWTSSSGLHTFLSLTAHWWGQESEGTSAAGCVASPSHGAKHRWALLYVKVVDTNHTTDELSVAMNRQVEGWLSGQPNLHRGFIVTDSGLNIVKAGEQLQFVSIHCVAHTLNLVVRDALGLSGAKARRGIRAEGAKRQSAAAMAALVDRCRRIAAFFHRSEKGRQMLKERQVELGLPEHLIPQDVPTRWNSTFLLLQRLQEQELAIHGLASRNGLEVCDLSTQDWGLISEVVLTLEPFFVATNSLCAEAATLSQALPAALLLEKTMGELQSTLNTEEAIALAGRLRTGVVDRLSTPLGESAAHVLSCLCDPRMKGKAVTPDQLPRWRALLVEEVRQAQERRLGHSQEEGAGVPTASAQSTPSSSTTTASGSSSMVSLAGSAEPVVPPQHSTRWFKQRSLGVLPGLREEPFRSAEQSVLQYLQEPVAGLEMEPIQFWATRCQVWPDLATVARRFLSCPPSTVQSERVFSMAGDVVTPLRSRLKADLVERLVFLKANLPLLGYPEGTMGKLKTPHRSSLVAPRDTKVSGVVEHDGCNLLPSPQKKWASG